In one window of Thermomicrobiales bacterium DNA:
- a CDS encoding MmcQ/YjbR family DNA-binding protein codes for MITESSPMFDAIRVFCLSLPEAHEVEAWERPTFRVRNKIFAMPRERDGERPSIWCKAAPGVQMLLVSGDPETFYAPPYVGPKGWIGVTLDGSADLDYVCSLIEESYRLVAPKTLVKRLDAGG; via the coding sequence ATGATCACCGAATCGAGCCCCATGTTCGACGCCATTCGCGTGTTTTGCCTGTCGCTGCCAGAGGCGCATGAGGTGGAAGCGTGGGAGCGCCCCACCTTTCGGGTGCGGAACAAGATCTTCGCCATGCCGCGGGAACGAGACGGCGAGCGGCCCTCGATCTGGTGCAAGGCTGCTCCCGGCGTGCAGATGTTGTTGGTCTCCGGCGATCCGGAAACGTTCTACGCGCCGCCGTATGTGGGACCGAAGGGATGGATCGGGGTCACGCTCGATGGAAGCGCCGATCTGGACTACGTCTGCTCGTTGATCGAGGAGAGCTATCGGTTGGTGGCGCCGAAGACGTTGGTGAAGCGGCTGGATGCGGGGGGGTGA